Proteins encoded within one genomic window of Rhizobium acidisoli:
- a CDS encoding HlyD family secretion protein, whose product MSIKTLQALNNNAPVAETTAEAAPATLDAGGTPRIVEPAVVSEPPARRRAGRGLLVGATAIVLTAAAAYYGHTYWTVGRFEIATDDAYVKADNSTVAPKVSGYIADVLVSDNQVVKAGQPLARIDDRDFRAALDQAKADVAAAEATVKAKQASLDIQQSTIAAARATVDVDKANETFAEQNNKRYANLATSGYAPVQTAQQAASAIAAAQATIIRDSAALDAAVKQVDLLNAELAQAKATLARSRAVQHQAELNLSYATIAAPVDGSVGNRTLRVGQYVQAGTQLMSVVPTSAVYVIANYKETQLTDVRSGQPVDIEVDTFPGRIYRGHVDSLAPASGQEFALLPPDNATGNFTKVVQRIPVKIVLDGQAANADLRPGMSVQPSIDTKADASRN is encoded by the coding sequence ATGTCCATCAAAACGCTGCAGGCCTTGAACAACAACGCACCTGTCGCGGAGACCACGGCGGAAGCCGCCCCCGCAACCCTTGATGCCGGCGGCACACCGCGCATCGTCGAACCTGCCGTCGTGTCAGAGCCTCCCGCCCGCAGGCGCGCCGGCCGCGGATTGCTGGTCGGCGCAACCGCCATCGTCCTGACCGCCGCCGCAGCTTATTACGGCCATACCTACTGGACTGTCGGCCGCTTCGAGATCGCGACCGACGATGCCTATGTAAAGGCTGACAATAGCACCGTCGCACCGAAGGTATCGGGCTATATCGCCGATGTGCTGGTCAGCGATAACCAGGTGGTCAAGGCCGGCCAGCCGCTTGCCCGCATCGACGATCGCGACTTTCGCGCTGCCCTCGACCAGGCCAAGGCCGATGTCGCTGCGGCCGAAGCGACCGTCAAAGCCAAGCAGGCTTCGCTCGATATACAGCAGTCGACCATTGCCGCTGCCCGCGCCACGGTAGACGTCGACAAGGCCAATGAGACCTTTGCTGAACAAAACAACAAGCGTTATGCCAATCTCGCGACCAGCGGCTACGCGCCGGTACAGACGGCGCAACAGGCGGCTTCCGCTATCGCCGCGGCCCAGGCGACCATTATTCGCGACAGCGCCGCTCTGGATGCCGCCGTCAAGCAGGTCGATCTTCTGAACGCCGAACTCGCCCAGGCAAAGGCGACCCTTGCGCGCAGCCGGGCCGTCCAGCATCAGGCTGAGCTGAACCTCTCCTATGCAACCATTGCCGCGCCTGTCGACGGCAGTGTCGGCAACCGGACACTGCGTGTCGGCCAGTATGTCCAGGCCGGCACCCAGCTGATGTCGGTCGTGCCGACGAGCGCGGTCTATGTGATCGCCAACTACAAGGAGACGCAGCTCACCGATGTTCGGTCCGGCCAGCCGGTCGATATCGAGGTCGATACCTTCCCGGGCCGCATCTATCGCGGCCATGTCGACAGTCTTGCTCCGGCAAGCGGCCAGGAATTCGCCCTGCTGCCTCCCGACAATGCGACCGGCAACTTCACCAAGGTCGTGCAGCGCATCCCCGTCAAGATCGTCCTGGATGGGCAAGCTGCCAACGCCGACCTGCGTCCCGGCATGTCCGTCCAACCGAGCATCGACACCAAGGCCGATGCTAGCCGCAACTAG
- a CDS encoding DHA2 family efflux MFS transporter permease subunit: MSSIAATAGAISQPRASTREWIAVLAGMIGAFMAILNIQITNASLLDIEGGIGTGVDNGAWISTSYLIGEIVVIPLTAYFSSVFSFRRYILVNSILFPLFSIACAFAHDLGTMIVLRGLQGFAGGVLIPMAFTMVLTKLPKPQQPLGLAIFALSVTFAPAIGPTIGGYLTENYGWQTIFFINAIPSAVMAVALALTLDKQPMQLHLLRQGDWAGIFTMAIGLSALQTVLEEGNKEDWFSSPFIVKLSILAFVFLAAFIWIELTVKKPLVKLSLLTQRNFGIGVAVNVLVGVALFGTVYILPQYLGQVQRYNAEQIGMVLAWTGLPQLLLIPLVPMMMKRFDARYIGFLGISIFAISCFMNVTLSADIAGDQFWIPNIVRAIGQALVLTPITAITTAGIAATDAAAASGLTNMLRNLGGAVGTATLGTVLTKREQFHSNIIGQSVTLSRDEVRDRLAQTTAYFMQHGISDPALAGQKAVVALGQIVRRQALILGFADTFAVIGVVLAIAAIALLLTQKPRAGAGAGAH, encoded by the coding sequence ATGTCCAGCATTGCAGCCACCGCTGGGGCCATTTCGCAACCGCGCGCCAGCACCAGAGAATGGATCGCCGTCCTCGCCGGCATGATCGGCGCTTTCATGGCGATCCTCAACATCCAGATCACCAATGCCTCCCTCCTCGATATCGAGGGCGGCATCGGAACAGGCGTCGACAACGGCGCGTGGATCTCCACCTCCTACCTGATCGGCGAGATCGTCGTCATTCCGCTGACGGCCTATTTCAGCAGCGTGTTTTCGTTCCGCCGCTATATCCTGGTCAACTCCATCCTGTTTCCACTGTTTTCGATCGCCTGCGCCTTCGCCCATGATCTCGGCACGATGATCGTGCTGCGCGGCCTGCAGGGTTTTGCCGGCGGCGTGCTGATCCCGATGGCCTTCACCATGGTGCTGACCAAGCTGCCGAAACCGCAGCAGCCGCTCGGCCTGGCGATCTTTGCGCTCTCGGTCACCTTCGCGCCGGCAATCGGCCCGACCATCGGCGGCTATCTCACCGAAAACTACGGCTGGCAGACGATCTTCTTCATCAACGCCATCCCGAGTGCCGTCATGGCGGTGGCTCTTGCGCTGACGCTCGACAAGCAGCCGATGCAGCTCCACCTGCTGAGGCAAGGCGACTGGGCGGGAATTTTCACCATGGCGATTGGTCTCTCGGCGCTGCAGACAGTTCTCGAAGAAGGCAATAAGGAGGACTGGTTCTCCTCGCCCTTCATCGTCAAGCTCAGCATCCTCGCCTTCGTCTTCCTTGCCGCCTTCATCTGGATCGAGCTGACCGTCAAGAAGCCGCTGGTCAAACTCAGCCTGCTGACGCAGCGCAATTTCGGCATCGGCGTTGCCGTCAACGTGCTGGTCGGCGTCGCCCTCTTCGGCACCGTCTATATCCTGCCGCAATATCTCGGCCAGGTGCAGCGCTATAATGCCGAGCAGATCGGCATGGTGCTGGCCTGGACTGGTCTGCCGCAGCTGCTGCTGATCCCGCTGGTTCCGATGATGATGAAGCGCTTCGATGCGCGTTACATCGGCTTTCTGGGCATCTCGATCTTCGCGATCAGCTGCTTCATGAACGTCACGCTTTCGGCCGATATCGCGGGCGACCAGTTCTGGATCCCGAACATCGTTCGCGCCATCGGCCAGGCGCTGGTGCTGACGCCGATCACCGCCATCACCACCGCCGGTATCGCAGCCACTGATGCCGCCGCCGCCTCGGGCCTGACCAATATGCTGCGCAATCTCGGCGGCGCCGTCGGCACGGCAACGCTCGGCACGGTACTGACCAAGCGCGAGCAGTTTCACTCCAACATCATCGGCCAGTCGGTAACGCTTAGCCGCGATGAGGTCCGCGACCGGCTTGCGCAAACGACCGCCTATTTCATGCAGCACGGCATTTCCGACCCCGCTCTCGCCGGGCAGAAGGCCGTTGTCGCTCTCGGTCAGATCGTCAGGCGCCAGGCCCTGATCCTGGGCTTTGCCGATACCTTCGCCGTGATCGGCGTGGTTCTTGCCATTGCCGCCATCGCCCTGCTGCTCACCCAGAAGCCGCGGGCTGGCGCTGGCGCCGGCGCGCACTGA
- a CDS encoding aldose 1-epimerase family protein produces MPSSMRIGNQHLTVDISSLGAEMQALSTSDGRSWLWTGDAAFWSGRSPILFPIVGKAPDDKIAIDGTIYPMAQHGFARRSEFALAESTATMCRYELVASAATQAVYPFDFQLAVTHAIEGRALTVTADVANRDQKPMPFGLGFHSAFVWPLPGAAGHAHLVTLDNKGEPPLVRLQGGLVNPTPLPSPFKDGRLVLDHAMFDEDAMIFPQGAGEGLSYGGEDGPTMRFRFENLPNLALWTKPGAPFLCIEPWHGTAAEAGSSGELSKRPSTTILAPGAIARFAFTVEIS; encoded by the coding sequence ATGCCAAGCTCGATGCGGATTGGAAACCAGCATCTCACTGTCGACATCTCCTCCCTCGGGGCCGAGATGCAGGCGCTCTCCACCAGCGACGGGCGCTCATGGCTGTGGACGGGCGACGCAGCCTTCTGGAGCGGACGGTCGCCGATCCTTTTCCCGATCGTCGGCAAGGCGCCGGATGACAAGATAGCCATTGACGGCACGATCTATCCGATGGCTCAGCATGGTTTTGCGCGCCGCAGCGAATTTGCGCTTGCGGAATCCACCGCGACGATGTGCCGATACGAACTGGTCGCCTCGGCGGCCACCCAGGCGGTCTATCCATTCGATTTTCAGCTGGCTGTGACCCATGCGATCGAGGGACGCGCCCTGACGGTGACGGCAGACGTTGCCAACCGCGACCAAAAGCCGATGCCGTTTGGCCTCGGGTTCCATTCGGCCTTTGTCTGGCCGCTGCCGGGTGCTGCCGGGCACGCCCATCTCGTTACGCTCGACAATAAGGGTGAGCCGCCGCTTGTGCGGCTGCAGGGTGGCCTCGTCAACCCTACGCCGCTGCCCTCGCCGTTCAAGGACGGCCGGCTGGTGCTCGATCACGCAATGTTCGATGAGGATGCGATGATCTTTCCGCAAGGAGCGGGCGAAGGCTTGAGTTATGGCGGCGAAGACGGGCCGACCATGCGGTTCCGGTTCGAAAACCTGCCCAATCTCGCCCTGTGGACCAAACCGGGCGCGCCCTTCCTCTGCATCGAGCCTTGGCATGGAACGGCGGCGGAAGCTGGAAGCTCTGGCGAGCTTTCGAAGCGGCCATCGACGACGATCCTGGCGCCGGGCGCGATCGCTCGCTTCGCCTTTACCGTCGAGATTTCATAG
- a CDS encoding DUF6665 family protein: protein MSVRPPQSFRQSQQNANGFNVLEYELMSERADALGRHGLKVESALAALKAWAADRQSAEERETLLNAASDAVWAFFIQREICGLRNNRDAVQRYGIPNEVIARLGAVRK from the coding sequence ATGAGCGTCCGTCCGCCGCAATCCTTCCGACAGTCGCAGCAGAATGCAAACGGCTTCAACGTCCTCGAATACGAGCTGATGTCGGAACGCGCCGATGCGCTCGGGCGTCACGGGCTGAAGGTGGAGTCAGCACTTGCCGCGCTGAAGGCCTGGGCCGCCGACCGCCAGAGTGCCGAAGAACGCGAGACACTTCTCAATGCAGCGTCCGACGCCGTTTGGGCCTTCTTCATCCAGCGTGAGATCTGCGGGCTCAGAAACAACCGCGACGCCGTTCAGCGCTACGGCATCCCGAACGAGGTAATCGCGCGATTGGGCGCGGTGCGGAAATAA
- a CDS encoding ABC-F family ATP-binding cassette domain-containing protein, with protein MIRIENISKQLSHRILFIEASAALNRGEKIGLVGPNGAGKTTIFRMINGEEQPDEGQVSCEKGVTIGYFNQDVGEMAGHSAVAEVMNGAGPVSLVAGQLRELEAAMADHEQADDMDKIIERYGEVQARYEELDGYALEGRAREVLAGLSFSQEMMDGDVGALSGGWKMRVALARILLMRPDVMLLDEPSNHLDLESLIWLEEFLKGYEGALLMTSHDREFMNRIITKIIEIEGGALTTYSGDYEFYEQQRAQNEKQQLAQFERQQAMLAKEIKFIERFKARASHASQVQSRVKKLEKIDRVEPPKRRQVVSFEFQPAPRSGEDVVSLKNVHKKYGSRSIYEGLDFMVRRRERWCIMGINGAGKSTLLKLVTGTAEPDEGSVALGASVKMGYFAQHAMDILDGEHTVFQALEDRFPQAGQGPLRALAGCFGFSGDDVEKRCRVLSGGEKARLVMAIMLFDPPNLLVLDEPTNHLDLDTKEMLIKALSQYEGTMLFVSHDRHFLAALSNRVLELTPEGIHQYGGGYTEYVARTGHEAPGLRN; from the coding sequence ATGATTCGTATCGAGAATATCAGCAAACAACTCAGTCATCGGATCCTCTTCATCGAGGCGTCTGCAGCGCTCAACAGAGGCGAGAAGATCGGCCTCGTCGGCCCGAACGGTGCCGGCAAGACGACGATCTTCCGGATGATCAACGGCGAGGAGCAGCCCGACGAAGGGCAGGTCTCCTGCGAAAAGGGCGTCACCATCGGCTACTTCAACCAGGACGTCGGTGAGATGGCGGGTCACAGTGCCGTCGCCGAGGTGATGAACGGCGCCGGCCCGGTCAGCCTCGTTGCCGGGCAATTGCGTGAGCTCGAGGCGGCCATGGCCGATCACGAGCAGGCCGACGACATGGACAAGATCATCGAGCGTTATGGCGAGGTGCAGGCGCGTTACGAGGAACTGGACGGTTATGCGCTCGAAGGGCGCGCCCGCGAAGTGCTCGCCGGCCTGAGCTTCAGCCAGGAGATGATGGACGGCGATGTCGGGGCGTTGTCGGGCGGCTGGAAGATGCGCGTGGCGCTCGCCCGCATCCTGCTCATGCGTCCCGATGTCATGCTGCTCGATGAGCCGAGCAACCATCTGGATCTCGAAAGCCTGATCTGGCTGGAGGAGTTCCTGAAAGGCTACGAAGGTGCGCTGCTGATGACCTCGCACGACCGCGAGTTCATGAACCGCATCATCACCAAGATCATCGAGATCGAGGGCGGCGCATTGACGACCTATTCGGGCGATTACGAATTCTACGAGCAGCAGCGGGCACAGAACGAGAAGCAGCAACTGGCCCAGTTCGAGCGCCAGCAGGCGATGCTGGCCAAGGAAATCAAGTTCATCGAGCGGTTCAAGGCGCGGGCTTCGCATGCCTCGCAGGTGCAGAGCCGCGTCAAGAAGCTGGAGAAGATCGACCGGGTGGAGCCGCCCAAGCGCCGTCAGGTCGTTTCCTTCGAATTCCAGCCGGCGCCGCGATCCGGCGAGGACGTGGTCAGCCTCAAGAACGTCCACAAGAAGTACGGCAGCCGAAGCATCTATGAAGGGCTGGATTTCATGGTGCGGCGGCGGGAGCGCTGGTGCATCATGGGCATCAACGGCGCCGGCAAGTCGACACTGCTGAAGCTGGTGACGGGTACCGCCGAGCCTGATGAAGGCAGCGTCGCTCTCGGCGCCAGCGTCAAGATGGGCTATTTCGCCCAGCACGCCATGGATATTCTCGACGGCGAGCACACCGTTTTCCAAGCGCTGGAAGACCGGTTTCCGCAAGCGGGGCAGGGGCCGTTGCGGGCGCTCGCCGGATGTTTCGGCTTTTCCGGCGACGATGTCGAGAAGCGGTGCCGCGTGCTGTCGGGCGGCGAGAAGGCGCGGCTGGTCATGGCGATAATGCTGTTCGACCCGCCGAACCTGCTGGTGCTCGACGAGCCGACGAACCATCTCGACCTCGACACCAAGGAGATGCTGATCAAGGCGTTGTCGCAATATGAGGGCACCATGCTGTTCGTCTCGCATGACCGGCATTTCCTCGCCGCACTCTCCAACCGGGTGCTGGAGCTGACGCCCGAGGGCATCCATCAATATGGCGGCGGCTACACCGAATATGTTGCGCGCACCGGTCACGAGGCGCCGGGTCTCAGGAACTGA
- a CDS encoding VOC family protein yields the protein MLLDRIEVITLFVDEIDAARAFYQKVFAADLVYQDDVCSVLKFSETMVNLLQVSEAPQLVEPSTVAASGSGSRVLLTIKVDDVDAVCTELRRLGVTLLNGPIDRPWGRRTAAFADPSGHVWEVAQELR from the coding sequence ATGCTGCTGGACAGGATCGAGGTCATCACCCTGTTCGTCGACGAGATCGACGCGGCGAGGGCATTTTATCAAAAGGTCTTTGCCGCCGATCTCGTCTACCAGGACGACGTCTGCTCGGTGCTGAAATTTTCGGAAACGATGGTCAATCTGCTGCAGGTAAGCGAAGCGCCTCAGCTGGTCGAGCCCTCGACGGTGGCGGCATCCGGCTCGGGCAGTCGCGTTCTGCTGACGATCAAGGTCGATGATGTCGATGCGGTCTGCACGGAGCTGCGAAGGCTTGGCGTGACGCTGCTCAACGGTCCGATCGATCGTCCATGGGGCCGCCGTACGGCCGCTTTTGCGGATCCGTCCGGTCATGTCTGGGAGGTTGCGCAGGAACTGCGCTAA